CATGATAAACAGGGCGATGATAATGGTCACGCCATTGTTCAGCAGAATCGTGCTCAGGTCCAGCGCGCCCGTATTGCTAAGGCTCTCCAAGATCAAATCTTTCATCTTTCTTATCCTCTCCGTAATTTTGTTAGGCCATTATTTTTATTGCCGGGCAGGTTTGCAGCGCAAACCGCTGGCGGTGTGGCAAAAAATATTCCCGCGCCCGCTGGCGCTTTTGTTTTACAACAATCTGGATTGGGCGTACTTGCTGTTGGAGGTCTGCAACCGGTCCAGCCGCGCCACCAGCTCTTTCAATACGCCGGGCAAAAAGTCGTTATACTTTACCTCCAGCACGCCCGTATCCAGGGGCAGCAGGGGGATCAGGCTGGGCTGCGCATCCAAAAAACTGCCCGGCACGTTGGAGGCCGCTACCTGCGTATCAAAGGTGATGCGCACATCGCTTACCGGATACAGGTAGGCCTTGCGCCAGTACTGCACCACGCTTTTGGGGGTATAGGCGCCCGTGCAAAGGCGGATATATAATTGGCGCGCCAGGGGCTGGTCCATCCCGGCCAAAAACCCGTAGTTGCCCGCCATCATATCCTGGGCCTGCTCCCGGGAGAGGGTCAGCGTCTTTTTGACCCCGTCCGTATTGGACTTGCACTTGTACTCCAGCTTGACCTGCCGGGCCTGCGCATCGTATACCCGCAGCCGGATCTTGCGCTTTTCCATGCAGCCGTCCAGGGTATCGTACAGGTCCTGATCGTTGATCGAATCAAAATACAGGGAGCGCACCATATATCCTTCCGGGCCGCCATGCGCATCCGGCTGTAAAAAGCAGGCCAGCTTTTTCTGGATCAGCAGGTAATCCTGCACGGAGATCAGGTATTTAATCTCCTTTCTAAATACGGTATTGCCCATAGCCCCCTCCTATCCCTGCGGCTTTTTCTTCCGGTTCCACCTGGCCCAAAGCGCCCGGGCATCGGCCTGGCCGGCCAGGGCCAACCGGTTGGTTTTATACTGTACAAAGGCGCCCAGCCCGGTCAAGGCCAGGGCAAGCACCCATTGCAGCGCCGCGCCTGCGGGGTAGCCCAAATAGGCCAGGCCGCCGGCGCTCAGCGTAAAGGCGCCCCAAAACGCCGTAGCCCCCACGATCAGCCAGCCGGAAAGGGGGATGGTAGCACAGGCCAGCACCGCGCCCGCCAGTAACCGCACCCACCACAGCGGGGTCAGCGCCCCGGCCAGGCCGTAGCCGATCACCCCACACACCAGAAACGCGCTGGCTTTGGGCCACTGAAAGGCCAGAAAGGCCATCACCAGCCCTACGATGGCAAAGGCCGTAACGATCGTTCCCTGATCCGCCACGCTTTGCATCAGCGCCGTCAGGCCGATCGCCGTGAGCAAAAACGCCGCTACCGCGCTCCAGACCCGGAACAGCTTATACCCGAAAAAGCAGGTCAACAGCGCGATAAGCAGCATCGCTCCCTCCAGCAGGGCCGCCCCCTGCTGGATGTACCCGCCGACCCCCATCTGTCCGCCCAGGTACACCAACATCTCATATAAGATATTGCCGCTCTCCATCGCTTATCTCCCCCCTCCCAAGCGCGCCAGGCGCTGGTTCAGCGCCGTATCCCCAAACTTGTCGGCGCTTTCGATCAGGATACAGTCGCTCACCTGATACGTTTCAAAGATCTTCGCAAAGCCTTCCTGGCCACCCTGATAGCGCTCTGCATTGACCAGATAGACCGTGTCGTAATACGGGGTGAACCACGGGGCAAAGAACTTGGCATCCGAGTTGCCCACTATCAGCAGCGTTTTCCCGTTGCCGCCATCCCCTTGAAGGATCGAATGGGAATAGTACCCGCCTATAAAAATATCCGTACCCCGGCGGGAGAGCGCCACCGCAGGGGATTCATGCTCCGAATATTGATCCGGCCCCTCTCTGACCGTCACCGTCTGCCAGTTTGCCGCGCCCTTGCGCAGGTAATAGGCCACATAATCCGTGCAGTCCTCGTCGATCTGCGCCTGATCCAGCGCGTCCAGCACGCCCTTGAAGGACTCGAACCGGTATTCTTCATAATCGCTCAGCTGCAGCATATTAAGCCCCAGCTTTTCCCCCAGCAACTGCGCCCCATAGTAGCCGCCCAGCGCCGTGATGCAATCATCCGTGCGGAAGTAGATGTACTCCTCCCGGTGCTGGTACAGGCGGTCCGTCGCATCCAGCACGGCCACATCCTCGGGCAGCCCAGCGGCGATCTGCTCCATCGCCGGGGCCACGTCGTCGGTATACTGTGCGTACTCCGTTTCCATATGGATCCGCATCGGGAAGAGCAGCACCGTTTTGTTCACGCCCTCAGGTACGGCCCCGAAAAAGGTGGCGATGCTCTGCGCGGTGCGCTGGTTGCCTTGTTCATCGTTGTAAAACCGCTCCAGCACCCGGTCAGAAAAATACACGTTCGCATCATCCACCGCCAATATCTCCTGGGACAGCGCCCTGCCATAGGGCAGGCCCTGCACCCCATAGAGCGGCTGTACCGATGCTACCGCCGGCGCGACCTGATCCACCATGTGGTTTTTCAGCGCGGCGGCGCCCACGCTGATCCCCACAACCCCCAGCAGCAGCAACAGGCTCAGCAGCGTTGCCTTTGTTCTATTCACCATCCATCCTCCTTCGGCCCAGCGGCAAAATTAGCCGGCCGCCGTTTCGCTTTCCGCCGCCAGGACCCGTACGCCTTCCGGCAGGCCTTTTTTCGCCCTTTCGTCCAGCTGCGCCAGCTCGCCTTGCAGTACGATCTGCCGCAAAGCCTCGCAGCCGCTAAAGGCGAACGCCTCAATGTGGCTGACGCTGCGCGGCAGGACCATCTCGCGCAGGGCCTTGCAGCCCTTAAACGCGCTGATGCCGATTTCGTCGATCCCCTCCGGCAGGGCGGCCGCCTTTAACGCAGCACAATCCAGAAATACATGGCCCTGCAACTGCGTTAGGTGCGTATGCTCCAGATTCTGGACGGCGCCAAGCGCGCCGCACCCCGAAAAGGCAGCCGCGCCCAGCTGTGCAAGGCTGCCCGGAAGCGCCACAGCCTTTAGGGCCGCGCAGCCCTCAAAGGCCGACTCGCCGATCCGCCGCAGCTGCCCGCAGGCGGACAGGTCGATCTTGCTCAGCCGCTTGCAGCCATAAAACGCAAAGTCTTCGATCTCCTTCAGGCTATTAGGCAGCACGACCTTTTCCAGATTCTCGCAGCCGAAGAAAAATCCCCGGCGGATCACCTGCACGCCCTCCGGGATCACCGTTTCTTTCAAATACCGGTTTTTGCGGAAGACCTCCGTGCTCATTTCGTCAAACTCCGCGGCATCCTTAAACACCGCCTTTTCCATCACCGGCAATACGGCCGTCCTGCGCAGGTTGCCCCGCCATTTTTGCCGCAGCTCTTCCTCTTCCTCGGGGGTGAGGTACACCATATCCGCATCCGGGCAGCACCGGCCCCGGGTCTCGCTGCTCACATAGCCGTAAACCTTGCAGTCCGCGCCGAAAATGATCTCGTCCCGGGCGATGACTGACTTGATCTCGCCAAACTGCCCAATCTGCACGCCGCGCTGGGTGATGACCTTCTGTTGGGTAAAGATATTGCCGTACACCTTTACGTTCTCACCCAGGTAAATATCGCCCTCGGCAAAGAGGTTGCCGTACACCACGGCGCCGTCATACAGGGTAATGGACTTGTGCGAGCGGATGTGGCCGCGCACCGTCAACCCTTCCAGCACCGTAACGGCATGCTTGCTGATCACCGTGGCCGCCAGCTCTCCATTTTCATCCGTCTGGTCGTCATCCACGTATTGTATATTGCGCACCACCGTATCGCTTAAAGCCACGGCCACCATCGCCGCGGCGCTTTCCGGTTCCGCCTGGCCCTGCTCTGCGGGCCAGCCCAGGCTGATCGAAGGGGCATACAACCGGCGAAAGCTGCAATCCCGCCCCACGGTCAGCTGGGTAGCGCTGCTGGCGCTGATGCCCAGGTCAGCGTGCTCCTCTACGCGTAAGGGGCCCAGTGCGTCCGCCCATCGGGTCAGCACGGTGCCCGCGCCCAGCGTCACCGCCTTTTTCCCATAGATGGCGCGCACTTCGTAGATCCCATCCAGATAGGCATCCTGGCAGGTATAGATCTCTTTATGGAAAACCGTGCCCGCTGGCGGGCGAAACTCCTTTTCCTTTGCGTAAACGATGCTCTCACATTCTATGGGCAGGGCCTCCAGCTTATCCGCCTCTATCAGCGCTTCCTCTTTGGACATTCGGATCTTTCCGCCGCCATCATACCCCGCCAGCGCCTTTTCCATCAGCGCCGCAAAAGAGATGCCGAAATAGCGGGGATTGCGCACCCGGTCGTTATTGATTTTAAGCGCCTCGGCCTTCTCCCCTTTCAGCGAGCGCGCGCTCATCACCAGCGGGAAAAGCAGCATGGCGATAAACAGCACGATGGCGCACACGATCACCGCAGTCATGATACCGCGCCCTCCTTATCCTTTTTTTGTTTGGCAAAGCGCTCCGTCTTGGCCCACTTGACCTTTCTATGCGTCAACAGGTCCGCAATGGCATCCAGAAAACCCAGCCCGATATTCCACATATAGAAGTAGAAGTTAAAGGTCAGCAGCGGCATCAGTTTTACATCCAGCTCCACCCCGTCGATCATCAGCGCGGTGGCGATCTCATAAAACGGCGCGAAATTGCCGTAGCTATTGTAGGCGCCTACAAAAAATACCGCCCACCAGCCCGCAAACACATTCATCTCCCCCAGGAAGAACAGCGCTACCGAATCGATCAGCGCCAGGGCCAGCAAAAACGGCACCGCGTATACCAACAGCAGCAGCATGCCATCCAGCTTCTCCCGCGCGCTCATGTATTTGGAGACCAACACCCGGAAAAAGTAGCGGAACATCACATTGTTATGCCCGCTGGACCATCTGCGCACCTGCCTGCCGCGCACTTCCCAGGTCTCGGGCACCTCCTCATAGCACTCGGCGCTGTTGGCGTAGATCACCTTCCACCCATGGGTATAAAGCCGGTAAGTCAGCTCCGTATCCTCGGCCAGCACGCGGGTATTAAAGCCGCCGGTCTCCAGCAAAAAGGCCTTGCGGAACCCGCCTACCGTGCCGCCGTACTGGGGGACGGTACGCAGATTGTACCGGGCCTGCTGATCGGCCTGGTAGCCGCCCGAGCGCTCCACGTTCAAAAGCCGGGTCAGCGTATTGGTATCCACATTATAGGGGATGACCCGGCCCATCACCGCGCCTACCTCGGGGTCCTGAAACGCCAGTGCCAGGGAGGTGAGCAGGTCTTTGCCCGGCCTGTAGTCCGCATCAAACACGATGATAACATCGCCCCGCGCCAGGCGCATGGCTTCGTTCAGCCCGGCCGGCTTTCCCCGCTCCCCCTCAAAACGGTGCAGCGGCCGGATAAAGGGGTAGCGGCTATGGTATTCTTCCAGCATCTCGGCCGTCCGGTCGGAGGAGTTATCGTTGATGGGGATGATCTCCAGCCGGTCCCGGTCATAATTGCAGGCCAGCAGGGCATCCAGCACATAAGTAAGCACCTTTTCCTCATTGTGCATGGGGATCAATACGGTGATCGAAGGCATATCGCTGTCAAAAATATCGCTGTAATACATGCGCTGGCGGCCAAACATCCGGTTGTAGGAGAAGATCGCGTGGCGCACGGCATAAACCATCATCAAAATAACGGTGCAGACAAAATACACCTTTAAGATCGTTAAAACCATTTCCAAACCGATCTCCTTTCCCCCGTGTTCACCCGGTGCACCACGTACTTGATAAATACACCGTAAAAGAAAACGAGATACAAAAAGTCAAAGAACGGCCCCAGCGAAAAGAACATCACCGGCATATATAATGAAGAAGCCGTATATATAATGTACAAAAACGTTAGATAACGCACGCTGCCAAATACCAGGGAGTACAGCATGATGCCGAAAAACGTCAGGCAGCGGGCCGGTATCGTACCGTTATTCATAAACCCGGTCACAAAGCCGGCAATCACGGTAAACGAGAGCCATATCCCCACCTGCTGTTTCATATACAGCTCGGAATACGCGCTGGCACTGTAGGGGAAATAATCCGCCGCAAAGGAAAAATAGATGCAGGCGATCAGGTGTATCAACAGCATAATCGAAAAAAAGATCGCAAGGGGCTTGCCCTTGCGCTTTGCAGAGAAACAAAACCAAAGCATTCCGCAGGTGACCAGCAAATTGGCCACGCAAAAAGGAAACGTAGGGGCCACAGAGGGCAGCTCTACATACGAAACCCCGCCCAGCAGCGGAATGTATTCCGACGTTTGAACGCCAAGCAGCGGCGCGGGGATCACCTCGGATAAGCAATAGCTAACCGCCCGGCTGAGCAGCTCGGTCATTTGAGGATAGAACGCCAGCAGCAGTATAAGAGTAGGTACTGCACAGAGCAAAATGAACAGCCACTGGTTCTTGTAGTCCTCCTTAAACCGCCGGTATGTTCGGGGATAATAGATCTGGGCCTTTTGTACGCGCTGCATCTTTAACCATCCAAATTCATAAATTTATTATACATGACATAAATATACAGTTTTTTCAACATCAATATGTAAAAGAATAGCGAGAAAACTACTTTTCGTCAATGTTTTTTTGCAAGAATTATATGGAATCTTTACGCAATTTAGTGGCGACCTAATGACCGACCCGCCATAGTCGCAAGTATTATATTAAAATATTTAAAAAATCAACTTATGCGACTTTTTTGTTCAAAAACCAAGCAAATGCTACGCATGATGAAAATTTATAAAAATCAAATACTATTTGAATAAGCTACCATAGCCGCATTGTGAGGCTTATCGCATCCAACCATGACGGGATCTATTTGATGAGCACAGGCCGGCAAACGCTGCGGTTTAAACCATCCCCTGGGCGCATCGGGGCAAAAAAAGATGGACGGGTTCTAACCCGTCCATCCTAAAATGTGTTGTTGAATTATTCGGCTTTAAATTCCTTTACCAGCAGTTCGCTGCCATCGGCATTGAGGTATTCCACTACGACCACCGGATCGCTGACTTTGGCTTCCGTCTCGATGGACTTCGCCACATTCTGGAAGGTAGATTCCTGAGAGCTGAGCGCATCTTCCAGTGCCTCTTTGATGGCATCCGAAGCGTCGATCTGCTCGTCAAAGGTATAGGTATAGATCAGCTTATTGCCCTCGCCGGTCACCTCGATATCCATGCCAGAGCCCTTCAGAGAATCGATCATGGAATCGATTTGGGTCTTGACCTCAGGCTTGGCCAGATAATCCTGCACGGTGGCAGGCTTGCTAGAGCACGCAGCCAGGGACAGCATCATCACCAGGGCCAGAACTACTGTTGCAACTCGTTTCATCGTACACTACTCCTTTAATCTGTGCTTATTTACAGGCTGCTCTCGCACCCTATAGCCGGAAGTATCAGCTCTCTTGTAGGATAAACGCATCGCGAAACGACAGCCTACAGTTATTGAAGAAAAAGCAGGGGGATCGCTGCAACATCGCATTTATCGGTCAAAGCACCGAGAAATATTATACGATAATCAGCCTAAAAAATAAACACCTGTTTTACTTTTTTGTCGAATTGGGAAGTTCATACAGGTTATTTGCTCGCGACAAAGGTAAATAGCATAAACTAATCATATTCTCTGCACTAAAAACGTCATAAAGCCAAAGCCGTCGTGAGCGCGTTTACAAGCGAACAGGCGCCGCGAGCGCGACCTTTTGCGGAAAAGGAGGAGCAAGGAAGCAGAGCGCATGGCTTTTTTACACATAAAAAAGCCGGAGCAAAGCGGACTTTGCTCCGACGTGGCGGAGAAAGGGAGATTTGAAGGCTACGCCCCAGCTTGCGGTACCCGAAAAAATCATCGGGCTGGCGCTTTCCTCGATTTTTTCGACCGCTGCGCCAACCCCTGCTCGCTTCATCGTCCCAGGCGCGCTCGCAGGCATTGGCCCGCCGGTACCCGGCGCGTCCGTTCAAGCGCTGCTTTTCCATTAAAGCCAAAGCGCATCCCCCTTTGGGAATGCGCTTTAACTTTGGAAGGGTACTTCGAAAAGATGCAGCTGCCCTGCGTCCCCGCAAAAGGTTGGTAGTGAGCCAAAGCCATCGTGAGCGCGTTTACAAGCGAACAGGCGCCGCGAGCGCGACCTTTTGCGGAAAAGGAGGAGCAAGGAAGCGGAGCGCATGGCTTTTTTACACATAAAAAAGCCGGAGCAAAGCGAACTTTGCTCCGACGTGGCGGAGAAGGGGAGATTTGAAGGCTACGCCCCAGCTTGCGGTACCCGAAAAAATCCTCGGGCTGGCGCTCTCCTCGATTTTTTCGACCGCTGCGCCAACCCCTGCTCGCTTCATCGCCCCAGGCGCGCTCGCTGCCCGTTGCCCCGCTTACCCGGCGCGTCCGTTCAAGCTCTGCTTTTCCATTAAAGCCAAAGCGCATCCCCCCTTTGGGAATGCGCTTTGGCTTTGGCGGAGAAGGGGAGATTTGAACTCCCGCGCCGGTTTCCCGACCTACACCCTTAGCAGGGGCGCCTCTTCAGCCGTACTTGAGTACTTCTCCACGCTGAAATTTAAATGATGCACCAGGCATGTTTATAAGATTGGCGGAGAGAGAGGGATTCGAACCCCCGGTGCCCAAAGGCATCACTGGTTTTCAAGACCAGCGCCATCAACCGCTCGGCCATCTCTCCAAAATCAAGCAACCAGCAATCGAAATTATAGCATGCGTAAGGCCGCCTCGTCAAGTAGCTATGCGGTATTTCCCGCCGGTCAAACGCAAAAAAATATGCCCGGTACGCATTCCTTTTAAGGGATAATAAACCCGCCCCGAAACCGGGGCGGGTCCATCCACAACTGCGGCTATTTCTGCCCGTAGTTCAGCTGGAGCTTGCAGTAGAAATCCTCCAGCGTCATGCGGGAATCCACGCTCTTAAACACCCGGATCGGCCGGTTGTTCTGATGGTGGACATAATACATATCTTTGCTGACCAACGGAGCCGGCCACCATTCCCACTCGCACTCATGCGCCTCCAGCAGGACCGATACCGTGGGCTGATCCCCCAGGTTCCAGCTCTCGCCCTGAGGCCAATGCTGCTGCCAGGCATAATCGTCGTTATATTGCACCAGCTGCTCGAAGAGATATTGCCCGATCTTCCCGTGCGGGGCCACGCGGCACTGCAACTCAGCCAAGGTCACGCGCAGCATCTTGTACACGTTTTTGGGGATCTGCCAAAAGTCGATCTCCGAACCCAGCAC
Above is a genomic segment from Luoshenia tenuis containing:
- a CDS encoding leucine-rich repeat protein — protein: MTAVIVCAIVLFIAMLLFPLVMSARSLKGEKAEALKINNDRVRNPRYFGISFAALMEKALAGYDGGGKIRMSKEEALIEADKLEALPIECESIVYAKEKEFRPPAGTVFHKEIYTCQDAYLDGIYEVRAIYGKKAVTLGAGTVLTRWADALGPLRVEEHADLGISASSATQLTVGRDCSFRRLYAPSISLGWPAEQGQAEPESAAAMVAVALSDTVVRNIQYVDDDQTDENGELAATVISKHAVTVLEGLTVRGHIRSHKSITLYDGAVVYGNLFAEGDIYLGENVKVYGNIFTQQKVITQRGVQIGQFGEIKSVIARDEIIFGADCKVYGYVSSETRGRCCPDADMVYLTPEEEEELRQKWRGNLRRTAVLPVMEKAVFKDAAEFDEMSTEVFRKNRYLKETVIPEGVQVIRRGFFFGCENLEKVVLPNSLKEIEDFAFYGCKRLSKIDLSACGQLRRIGESAFEGCAALKAVALPGSLAQLGAAAFSGCGALGAVQNLEHTHLTQLQGHVFLDCAALKAAALPEGIDEIGISAFKGCKALREMVLPRSVSHIEAFAFSGCEALRQIVLQGELAQLDERAKKGLPEGVRVLAAESETAAG
- a CDS encoding DUF4854 domain-containing protein, with product MKRVATVVLALVMMLSLAACSSKPATVQDYLAKPEVKTQIDSMIDSLKGSGMDIEVTGEGNKLIYTYTFDEQIDASDAIKEALEDALSSQESTFQNVAKSIETEAKVSDPVVVVEYLNADGSELLVKEFKAE
- a CDS encoding DHHW family protein gives rise to the protein MVNRTKATLLSLLLLLGVVGISVGAAALKNHMVDQVAPAVASVQPLYGVQGLPYGRALSQEILAVDDANVYFSDRVLERFYNDEQGNQRTAQSIATFFGAVPEGVNKTVLLFPMRIHMETEYAQYTDDVAPAMEQIAAGLPEDVAVLDATDRLYQHREEYIYFRTDDCITALGGYYGAQLLGEKLGLNMLQLSDYEEYRFESFKGVLDALDQAQIDEDCTDYVAYYLRKGAANWQTVTVREGPDQYSEHESPAVALSRRGTDIFIGGYYSHSILQGDGGNGKTLLIVGNSDAKFFAPWFTPYYDTVYLVNAERYQGGQEGFAKIFETYQVSDCILIESADKFGDTALNQRLARLGGGR
- a CDS encoding TMEM198/TM7SF3 family protein, producing MESGNILYEMLVYLGGQMGVGGYIQQGAALLEGAMLLIALLTCFFGYKLFRVWSAVAAFLLTAIGLTALMQSVADQGTIVTAFAIVGLVMAFLAFQWPKASAFLVCGVIGYGLAGALTPLWWVRLLAGAVLACATIPLSGWLIVGATAFWGAFTLSAGGLAYLGYPAGAALQWVLALALTGLGAFVQYKTNRLALAGQADARALWARWNRKKKPQG
- a CDS encoding polyphosphate polymerase domain-containing protein produces the protein MGNTVFRKEIKYLISVQDYLLIQKKLACFLQPDAHGGPEGYMVRSLYFDSINDQDLYDTLDGCMEKRKIRLRVYDAQARQVKLEYKCKSNTDGVKKTLTLSREQAQDMMAGNYGFLAGMDQPLARQLYIRLCTGAYTPKSVVQYWRKAYLYPVSDVRITFDTQVAASNVPGSFLDAQPSLIPLLPLDTGVLEVKYNDFLPGVLKELVARLDRLQTSNSKYAQSRLL
- a CDS encoding glycosyltransferase, whose protein sequence is MVLTILKVYFVCTVILMMVYAVRHAIFSYNRMFGRQRMYYSDIFDSDMPSITVLIPMHNEEKVLTYVLDALLACNYDRDRLEIIPINDNSSDRTAEMLEEYHSRYPFIRPLHRFEGERGKPAGLNEAMRLARGDVIIVFDADYRPGKDLLTSLALAFQDPEVGAVMGRVIPYNVDTNTLTRLLNVERSGGYQADQQARYNLRTVPQYGGTVGGFRKAFLLETGGFNTRVLAEDTELTYRLYTHGWKVIYANSAECYEEVPETWEVRGRQVRRWSSGHNNVMFRYFFRVLVSKYMSAREKLDGMLLLLVYAVPFLLALALIDSVALFFLGEMNVFAGWWAVFFVGAYNSYGNFAPFYEIATALMIDGVELDVKLMPLLTFNFYFYMWNIGLGFLDAIADLLTHRKVKWAKTERFAKQKKDKEGAVS